CGATGGCGATCTGCGGGCGACCCTCGAACGCCGAGTCCGGCAGGCCGCGACGCATCCACGCGCGGTGGATGTAGGCGTTGCGGTCCCGACCGGAGTACCACTGGCTGCTACGAGTCTCAGGCATCGAATTTCCGATTATCGCCACGCTGGTTCCACATCTGGAATATCGGTACCGTACCCGAGTGGCGTCGCTGCATCGGATCGGCTTCGCCCACCGGACAATGCCGGGCCGTCAGGTGCGCGGCGACGAGTTCGTCCGGCTCGCCCTCCGGCAGCAGCGGGCGCGCTGATGCGGGCCTTCGTTCTCACCGGACCGGGCCGGGCGCAGGTCCGGGACGTACCGCCGCCCGAGGCCGGTCCCGGCGGGGTCGTCGTCGACGTCGAGCGGACCGGTGTCTGCGGCACCGACGTCGAGTTCTTCACCGGCGAGATGTCGTACCTGCACACCGGGCAGGCGGGATATCCGGTACGGATCGGGCACGAGTGGTCCGGCACGGTCTCCGCCGTCGGCGACGGGGTCGATCCGGCATGGCGAGGGCGGCGGGTCACCGGTGACACCATGCTCGGCTGTGGACACTGCTACCGGTGTCTGGACGGTCGTCAGCACGTCTGCGCCGACCGGTACGAGATCGGCATCCGCAACGGCTGGCCGGGCGCGCTCGCCGAACAGCTGCCGGTACCCGTGACCGCCCTACAGGTCCTGCCCGACGCGGTGGACGCGGCGCTCGGCGCCCTCGTCGAGCCCGGCGGAAACGCCCTGCGCGCCGTACAGGGGGCGGACCTGCGGCCGGGCCAGCGGCTCCTGGTCCTCGGCCCCGGCACCATCGGCCTGCTCGCCGCCCGGATCGCCGCCGCGCACGGGGTCGAGGTGCACCTGCTCGGGCGTACCGCCGCGTCGCTGGGTTTTGCCCGGTCGATCGGCTTCGGCAACGTCTGGACCAGGCAGACGCTGCCGGAGTTGCCGTGGGACGCCGTGGTCGACGCCGCCAACGACGCCGCACTGCCCGCGCTCGCGGCGGACCTCGTCGAGCCGGGACGTCGGGTGGTGTACGTCGGCCTCGCGGGTCACCCGAGCCTCCTCGACACCCGCACCCTCGCGCTCAAGGACGTCACGGCGGTGGGGGTGCTCAGCGCCTCGGGTGCCTTCCCCCGGACGGTGGAGCTGTACGCCTCCGGATCGGTCGACCCGGGCCCGCTCGTCGCCGCCACCGTCGGACTCGACGAGGTCGCCGCCGTGCTCGCCGGCGACCGGCGACCCGAATGGGGCGACGCACCCAAGATTCACGTCGACCCCCGACGCTGATCTCCGGTGCCGACGGCCCGGTGCTGCCTCCCTGGCTGACGGCCCGGTGCTGCCTCCCAGGCTGACGGCCCCTAGCTGCCCACCGGCGCCGACGGCCCGGTCAGGTCGACTCCTCCGCGAAGACCGTCATCGACTCCAGCAGGGGCGCCCCGAACGTGGTCACCATCGCCACGTCGGAGGCGTCGCGTCCTCGGCCGATGAGGATCCGGCCCTTGCGGCGACGGTTGTTACGCGGATCGAAGGTCCACCATCGGTCGCCGAGCCAGACCTCCATCCAGGCGGCGAAGTCCATCGGCGCCGGATCCGGCGGCACGTCCATGTCCGGCAGGTACCCGAAGACGTACCGGGCCGGGATGTTCAGCGCCCGGCAGAAGGAGATGGCCAGGTGGGTGAAGTCGCGGCACACCCCGAACCCGGAGGCGTTGACGTCGACCGCCGTCGACTGCGGGCCACTGCTGCCGTACTGGAAGGTCAGGTGGTTGTTGACGTAGTCGCAGATCGCCTGCACCCGGGAGTAGCCGGTCGGCATCGCGCCGAAGCGGGACCACGACTCGTCGCCCAGCATGTCGGGCAGGCAGTAGCGGCTGGGCAGGGTGTAGATGAGCACGTCGTCCGGGAGTTCCTCGGGCGTCAGCTCCGGTGCCTCCTCGTCGGCCGCCTCGGTCGCGTCGGGTACGAGCACCGAGGCGTCGTAGCGCAACGTCGACCGGCCGGCGGGCAGGACGAGTCGGGCGCACGGGTTGCCGTAGATGTCGGTGTAGCTGCGGATCCGCAGACCCGGCTCCTTCGTCCAGCTCCGGCTGGCCAGGGTGACCGGTTCTGCGTTCCGCGGTTCGACCTGTAGGACGGCCGGAGTGTCGACCACCGCGACGTAGACGAACTCGCAACCCACCGCCACCCGCCGGGATCTCATAGCCGAATCGTCCGGGCACGATGTTTCAGGCGCGTTACCTATTGGACCTACCAGGCTCCCTGTTGGCGGACGAATACGTCGAGCTCGTCGTTGGTGTCGCCGGGGACCAGGTTGGACGCCCGGGAGACGAAGCTGACGTACCGGCCGTCGCCGCTGATCACCGGTCCGTGGGCGGCCGCGTCGGCCTGTACGCCGGCACCGGACACACTGACTCTGCTGGTCACACCGGTCCGGAGGTCCCGGACGAAGACGTCCTCGGTGTCGTTGGTGTCGTCGGCGACCAGGTTCGTGGCGTCGGTGGCGAAGCTGACGTACCGGCCGTCGGCGCTGATCACCGGATTCCAGACGCTGGTATTCGACTGGGCGCCCGCGCTCGAGACGCTGACCGGCCTGGTGGTGCCGGCCCGCAGATCGCGGACGAACACGTCGATGACCCCGTTGGTGTCGTCGCGGGTCAGGTTCGATCCGTTCGAGGTGAACACGATCCGGCGCCCGTCGGCGCTGATCGCCGGCGAGTAGCTGCCCCACCCGTTGGCCTGCTCCTCGGTGTCGGAGACGCTGACTCTGATCGTCAGGCCGGCCCGCAGGTCCCGGACGAAGACGTCCGGTGCGCTGTTGGTGTCGCCGGGCACCAGGTTCGAGGCGGAGGAGTAGAAGGTGACGTACCGGCCGTCGGCATTGATCGCCGGCTCGTAGCTGCCGTCGGCCGCCTGCTCCCCGGCGCCGGAGACACTGGCCCTGGTCGTCACGCCGGCCCGCAGATCCCGGACGAAGACGTCCCGCACGCCATTCGTGTCGTCGGGTACCAGGTTCGACGCGTAGGAGTAGAACGTGACGTACCGGCCGTCGGCGCTGACCGCCGGTCCGGAACTGCTCCCGTTGGCCGGCCCGTTGACACCGCTCACCGTCACCGCGCTGACCGCGCCGGTCCGTACGTCCCTGAGGAACACGTCCTCGACCCCATTGGTGTCACCGGGAACCAGGTTCGAGGCGATCGAGGTGAAGCCGACGTAGCGGCCATCCGGACTGATCGTCGGCTCGGCGCTGGCACCGTTGGCCTGCCCACCGTCGCGCGACACGCCGACCCGGATGGTCGTACCCCGCTCGCGGTCCCGAAGGAACACGTCGCTCGCGCCGTTCGTGTCTCTCGGCACCAGGTTCGACGCCGCCGAGTCGAAGGCCACGTACCGGCCATCGCTGCTGATGGCGTGACCCAGGCTGTAGCTGTTGGCCTGCGTTCCGGCGGTCGCGACGCTGGCCCGGCTGGTTCGGGTACCCGATTCGGCCGCCAGCGCCATCCCGGCCGGTGGCCCCGCGGCCCCGACCGCCAGCCCCGCGCAGATCGCGGCGATGGCCCGGCGGCAACTCCTGTCGGCGTAGGGCAATGCTGGTCGACGATGCACGGTGGATCTCCTCTGTCGGGTGAACGTGTCACCCTGTTGGTCCCAGCGGATCCGCCGTTTGTTCGGCAACTCGTTCGGCAACACTGTCCGGTTTCGGCATCCACGGCGCCGGGACGGTCCACCGTCGGGCGGTGGCTGTCGACGGCACCAGACAGCT
The nucleotide sequence above comes from Plantactinospora soyae. Encoded proteins:
- a CDS encoding zinc-dependent alcohol dehydrogenase gives rise to the protein MRAFVLTGPGRAQVRDVPPPEAGPGGVVVDVERTGVCGTDVEFFTGEMSYLHTGQAGYPVRIGHEWSGTVSAVGDGVDPAWRGRRVTGDTMLGCGHCYRCLDGRQHVCADRYEIGIRNGWPGALAEQLPVPVTALQVLPDAVDAALGALVEPGGNALRAVQGADLRPGQRLLVLGPGTIGLLAARIAAAHGVEVHLLGRTAASLGFARSIGFGNVWTRQTLPELPWDAVVDAANDAALPALAADLVEPGRRVVYVGLAGHPSLLDTRTLALKDVTAVGVLSASGAFPRTVELYASGSVDPGPLVAATVGLDEVAAVLAGDRRPEWGDAPKIHVDPRR
- a CDS encoding transglutaminase-like domain-containing protein, with translation MRSRRVAVGCEFVYVAVVDTPAVLQVEPRNAEPVTLASRSWTKEPGLRIRSYTDIYGNPCARLVLPAGRSTLRYDASVLVPDATEAADEEAPELTPEELPDDVLIYTLPSRYCLPDMLGDESWSRFGAMPTGYSRVQAICDYVNNHLTFQYGSSGPQSTAVDVNASGFGVCRDFTHLAISFCRALNIPARYVFGYLPDMDVPPDPAPMDFAAWMEVWLGDRWWTFDPRNNRRRKGRILIGRGRDASDVAMVTTFGAPLLESMTVFAEEST
- a CDS encoding TolB family protein, whose product is MHRRPALPYADRSCRRAIAAICAGLAVGAAGPPAGMALAAESGTRTSRASVATAGTQANSYSLGHAISSDGRYVAFDSAASNLVPRDTNGASDVFLRDRERGTTIRVGVSRDGGQANGASAEPTISPDGRYVGFTSIASNLVPGDTNGVEDVFLRDVRTGAVSAVTVSGVNGPANGSSSGPAVSADGRYVTFYSYASNLVPDDTNGVRDVFVRDLRAGVTTRASVSGAGEQAADGSYEPAINADGRYVTFYSSASNLVPGDTNSAPDVFVRDLRAGLTIRVSVSDTEEQANGWGSYSPAISADGRRIVFTSNGSNLTRDDTNGVIDVFVRDLRAGTTRPVSVSSAGAQSNTSVWNPVISADGRYVSFATDATNLVADDTNDTEDVFVRDLRTGVTSRVSVSGAGVQADAAAHGPVISGDGRYVSFVSRASNLVPGDTNDELDVFVRQQGAW